The following proteins are co-located in the Hydrogenophaga sp. RAC07 genome:
- the asd gene encoding aspartate-semialdehyde dehydrogenase translates to MKLVGLVGWRGMVGSVLMDRMVAESDFDLIEPLFFSTSNAGGKAPTMAKNETRLQDAHDIAALKRCDIIITAQGGDYTSEVFPKLRAAGWNGHWIDAASTLRMDKEAVIILDPVNLPVIKTALGNGGKNWVGGNCTVSCMLMGVGALYKAGLVEWMSTQTYQAASGGGAQHMRELLTQYGTLNAEVKALLDDPKSAILEIDRKVIAKQRSLTGAETANFSVPLGGSLIPWIDKDLGNGMSKEEWKGMAETNKILGLGEGFGSSAIPVDGFCVRVGAMRCHSQALTFKLRKDVPLADIEAMIAADNAWVKVVPNTREATIKDLTPVAVTGTMTIPVGRIRKLAMGPEYLGAFTIGDQLLWGAAEPLRRMLRILLDA, encoded by the coding sequence ATGAAACTCGTAGGACTCGTAGGCTGGCGCGGCATGGTGGGCTCGGTGCTCATGGACCGCATGGTCGCGGAAAGCGACTTTGACCTGATCGAACCGCTGTTCTTCTCCACCTCCAACGCGGGCGGCAAGGCCCCCACGATGGCGAAGAACGAAACCAGGCTGCAGGACGCGCACGACATCGCCGCCCTCAAGCGCTGCGACATCATCATCACGGCCCAGGGCGGCGACTACACCAGCGAGGTGTTCCCCAAACTGCGCGCTGCCGGATGGAATGGCCACTGGATCGACGCGGCGTCCACCCTGCGCATGGACAAAGAGGCCGTCATCATCCTGGACCCGGTCAACCTGCCCGTGATCAAGACCGCCCTGGGCAACGGCGGCAAGAACTGGGTCGGCGGCAACTGCACCGTGAGCTGCATGCTCATGGGTGTGGGTGCGCTGTACAAGGCTGGTCTGGTCGAATGGATGAGCACGCAGACGTATCAGGCCGCGTCGGGCGGTGGCGCACAGCACATGCGCGAACTGCTCACGCAGTACGGCACGCTCAACGCCGAAGTCAAAGCCTTGCTGGACGACCCCAAGAGCGCCATTCTCGAAATCGACCGCAAGGTGATCGCCAAGCAGCGCTCATTGACCGGCGCCGAGACAGCCAACTTCAGCGTGCCGCTGGGCGGCTCGCTGATTCCCTGGATCGACAAGGACCTGGGCAATGGCATGTCCAAGGAAGAGTGGAAAGGCATGGCCGAAACCAACAAGATTCTGGGATTGGGTGAAGGCTTCGGTTCGTCGGCCATCCCGGTCGACGGTTTCTGCGTGCGCGTGGGCGCCATGCGCTGCCACAGCCAGGCACTGACCTTCAAGCTGCGCAAGGACGTGCCGCTGGCCGACATCGAAGCCATGATCGCGGCCGACAACGCTTGGGTGAAAGTGGTGCCCAACACCCGCGAAGCCACCATCAAAGACCTGACGCCCGTGGCCGTCACCGGCACGATGACAATCCCGGTGGGGCGCATCCGAAAGTTGGCCATGGGTCCGGAATACCTGGGCGCCTTCACCATTGGCGACCAGTTGCTGTGGGGTGCGGCCGAACCGCTGCGCCGCATGCTGCGCATCCTGCTCGACGCTTGA
- a CDS encoding FimV/HubP family polar landmark protein, which yields MRQITGFGGLQAIAAAALLCAALTHHGAAQALALGRVVVQSALGEPLRAEIDVPDINPEEAASLRVSLAAPETFRASGMEINAALSGLQISLQRRADGRSFLRLTSPRPVNEPFVDLIVEANWASGRIVRDYTLLFDPPNLRPAPRPVPIAPGVSAPPATRAQPVLPSAPLPPVAQAAPAPAPAVSPPSTPVAQPERAAAPAPAPASGGAQVRVQAGDTAGRIAASNRPANVSLDQMLVAMLRSSPSAFIGGNVNRIKAGAVIDLPTAEQAGAVNAGEARQTIEAQSRDFNEFRRRLAGAAPDADVGTADRQAAGQVQAEVKDAAPTAPAADKLTLSKGATPAQTAREDQIAKERQAQEASTRVAELSRNIDELAKLGTPAPATPAAPATPAAPAAAAAPATAATPAPATPPAAPAVPADSATPPAAAPAATPAETPAAAAPEAPPAAAPAVTPTPQVAAPAPVPLPDEPSFIDQLRDNPLVLPLAGGLLALLAGFGIYRMRQRKGGASVDSSFLESRLQPDSFFGSSGGQRIDTAESAASGSSMVYSPSQLDAAGDVDPVAEADVYLAYGRDLQAEEILKEAMRSTPTRVAIHNKLLEIYAKRRDARAFEVVATEAFGLTQGQGPEWDRACELGKELDPSNPLYQPGGKPAAKAGAVENFAAAGANTMPFVSSTMSGPSGSPASGMGDLDLDLDFSLDDASTDQSVAPAYAAAPPDAVLSDMGDLQITDALTSQTAEPSGPPSMSMDFDLDFPSQPANLQPPSEIAPTPVAAATPEAPTFDLSEEAPDFGLDMDLPDESSDRAAPVNQSAVDAAPAPMAFDLNNLNLDLEAPAEIDMTASDASGQENPLETKLSLAEEFRAIGDFEGARSLAEEVLAEASGSLKTKAGTFLADLA from the coding sequence GTGCGACAAATCACCGGGTTTGGTGGCTTGCAAGCCATAGCTGCAGCCGCCTTGCTGTGCGCAGCGCTCACGCACCACGGAGCTGCCCAGGCCTTGGCTTTGGGACGTGTGGTCGTTCAGTCTGCGCTGGGGGAGCCTTTGCGGGCGGAAATCGACGTTCCAGACATCAACCCTGAAGAGGCTGCCAGCCTGCGGGTGAGCCTCGCAGCGCCTGAGACGTTTCGCGCCTCGGGCATGGAAATCAATGCCGCCCTCTCCGGTCTGCAGATCTCGCTGCAACGCCGAGCCGACGGCCGTTCGTTTCTTCGACTGACCAGCCCTCGCCCGGTCAACGAGCCCTTTGTGGATTTGATCGTCGAAGCCAATTGGGCTTCAGGCCGCATCGTTCGCGACTACACGCTCCTGTTTGATCCACCCAACCTGCGCCCGGCGCCCCGACCGGTGCCCATTGCACCCGGGGTGAGCGCACCGCCAGCCACACGAGCCCAACCCGTGTTGCCCAGTGCACCATTGCCGCCCGTGGCTCAGGCCGCGCCTGCGCCAGCACCCGCCGTCTCACCGCCCTCGACGCCCGTCGCGCAGCCCGAGCGCGCAGCAGCGCCAGCGCCCGCCCCTGCATCCGGTGGTGCGCAGGTTCGCGTGCAGGCCGGCGACACGGCTGGACGCATCGCCGCCTCCAACCGCCCCGCAAACGTGTCGCTGGACCAGATGTTGGTGGCCATGCTCCGCTCCAGCCCCAGTGCGTTCATTGGTGGCAACGTGAACCGGATCAAGGCAGGCGCCGTGATCGATCTGCCCACCGCCGAACAAGCCGGCGCAGTCAACGCAGGAGAAGCGCGCCAGACCATAGAGGCCCAGAGCCGCGACTTCAACGAATTCCGCCGTCGCCTGGCCGGCGCAGCGCCCGATGCCGACGTGGGCACAGCCGACCGGCAGGCGGCTGGCCAGGTGCAGGCCGAGGTGAAAGACGCTGCGCCCACGGCGCCTGCCGCCGACAAGCTGACACTGTCCAAAGGCGCCACGCCCGCGCAGACCGCTCGCGAAGACCAGATCGCCAAGGAACGGCAAGCGCAAGAGGCGTCGACCCGCGTGGCTGAGCTTTCGCGCAACATCGACGAGCTGGCGAAACTGGGCACTCCCGCACCGGCAACGCCAGCAGCCCCCGCCACACCGGCTGCACCGGCCGCTGCGGCCGCGCCCGCTACAGCCGCAACACCTGCACCAGCGACGCCACCAGCTGCACCTGCGGTGCCAGCCGACAGTGCAACGCCACCAGCCGCGGCACCCGCTGCAACGCCGGCGGAAACACCCGCTGCCGCTGCACCGGAGGCACCTCCCGCCGCCGCACCCGCCGTCACGCCAACCCCGCAGGTTGCGGCACCCGCTCCCGTTCCCCTGCCTGACGAGCCATCGTTCATTGACCAGCTGCGCGACAACCCCTTGGTGCTGCCCCTGGCCGGGGGGCTGCTGGCCCTGCTGGCGGGCTTCGGCATCTACCGCATGCGACAGCGCAAAGGCGGTGCCAGCGTTGACAGCTCCTTCCTGGAAAGCCGTCTCCAGCCCGATTCGTTCTTTGGCTCCAGCGGTGGGCAGCGCATCGACACCGCGGAATCCGCAGCCTCGGGCTCGTCCATGGTCTATTCGCCCAGCCAGCTGGACGCAGCCGGCGATGTTGACCCCGTGGCCGAGGCCGACGTGTACCTCGCCTACGGCCGAGACTTGCAGGCCGAGGAAATCCTCAAGGAAGCCATGCGCAGCACGCCCACGCGCGTGGCCATTCACAACAAATTGCTGGAGATTTACGCCAAGCGCCGCGATGCCAGGGCTTTTGAAGTTGTGGCCACTGAAGCGTTTGGGTTGACCCAGGGCCAGGGTCCTGAATGGGATCGGGCCTGCGAACTGGGCAAGGAGCTTGACCCGTCCAACCCGCTGTACCAACCCGGTGGCAAACCGGCGGCCAAGGCCGGCGCTGTCGAGAATTTTGCGGCAGCTGGTGCCAACACCATGCCGTTTGTCAGCAGCACCATGTCGGGTCCTTCGGGCAGCCCGGCATCGGGCATGGGCGATCTTGACCTCGACCTGGATTTTTCGCTCGACGACGCCAGCACCGACCAGAGCGTGGCGCCAGCCTACGCCGCTGCACCGCCCGATGCGGTTTTGTCGGACATGGGCGATCTCCAGATCACCGACGCGCTCACCAGCCAGACTGCCGAACCCTCGGGTCCGCCCTCCATGTCCATGGACTTCGACCTGGATTTCCCTTCGCAACCCGCGAACTTGCAGCCGCCTTCAGAGATAGCGCCCACTCCAGTCGCAGCCGCCACCCCGGAAGCGCCCACGTTCGACTTGAGCGAAGAAGCGCCAGATTTTGGTCTTGACATGGACCTTCCCGACGAATCCTCTGACCGCGCAGCACCCGTGAACCAGAGTGCTGTGGACGCTGCCCCGGCACCGATGGCATTCGATCTGAACAATCTGAACCTCGACCTGGAAGCGCCCGCCGAAATCGACATGACGGCCAGCGATGCATCCGGCCAGGAAAATCCGCTGGAAACCAAGCTGTCCCTGGCAGAAGAATTCCGCGCGATCGGCGACTTTGAAGGCGCCCGTTCTCTGGCGGAAGAGGTGCTGGCAGAAGCATCCGGCTCCCTCAAAACCAAGGCAGGCACCTTCCTGGCCGATCTGGCTTGA
- the leuD gene encoding 3-isopropylmalate dehydratase small subunit, with protein sequence MNKFTVHKGLVAPMDRENVDTDAIIPKQFLKSIRKTGFGENLFDEWRYLDKGEPGQDPASRKPNPEFVLNQPRYAGASVLLARKNFGCGSSREHAPWAIDQYGFRALIAPSYADIFFNNCFKNGLLPIQLPEAQVAQLFDEVAAFPGYELTIDLERQVIVKPQGEELPFEVQAFRKFCLINGLDDIGLTLRYKDKIAAFEAERLATKPWLHHTMPV encoded by the coding sequence ATGAACAAGTTCACTGTGCACAAGGGCCTCGTGGCCCCGATGGACCGGGAAAACGTCGACACCGACGCGATCATTCCCAAACAGTTCCTGAAGTCGATCCGCAAGACAGGCTTCGGCGAAAACCTGTTTGACGAATGGCGTTACCTCGACAAAGGCGAACCGGGACAAGATCCGGCCAGCCGCAAGCCCAATCCGGAGTTCGTGCTCAACCAGCCGCGCTATGCCGGTGCGTCGGTGTTGCTGGCACGCAAGAATTTCGGTTGCGGCTCCAGCCGTGAGCACGCGCCCTGGGCCATCGACCAGTACGGTTTTCGTGCACTCATCGCCCCCAGCTACGCCGACATCTTCTTCAACAACTGCTTCAAGAACGGCTTGCTGCCGATCCAACTGCCAGAAGCCCAGGTGGCGCAGTTGTTTGACGAGGTGGCGGCGTTCCCCGGCTATGAGCTCACCATCGACCTGGAGCGCCAGGTGATCGTGAAGCCCCAGGGCGAGGAGTTGCCGTTTGAAGTGCAGGCGTTTCGCAAGTTCTGCCTGATCAACGGCCTGGACGACATCGGCCTGACCCTGCGCTACAAGGACAAGATCGCCGCTTTCGAGGCCGAACGTCTGGCCACCAAGCCCTGGCTCCATCACACGATGCCGGTCTGA
- the truA gene encoding tRNA pseudouridine(38-40) synthase TruA, with the protein MTRIALGVSYNGRAYEGWQSQLGGQTVQDKLERALTRFGATEPIKTLCAGRTDSGVHGLMQVVHFDTALQRDENAWVRGTNAFLPSDIAIQWARQVDSSFHARGSARSRRYAYVLLESPVRPSVDAGQVGWVFRPLALEPMVQAAQMLVGEHDFSSFRAAQCQAHSPVKHLMRAEIARRGAYWRFEFEASAFLHHMIRNIMGCLIAIGIGSRPPEWMAEVLQARSRDVAAPTFSPDGLYFLGPVYDEALGLPLRTSAFDWLP; encoded by the coding sequence GTGACCCGCATCGCTCTGGGTGTCAGCTACAACGGCCGCGCCTATGAGGGCTGGCAAAGCCAGTTGGGTGGCCAAACCGTGCAGGACAAGCTGGAGCGAGCCCTCACCCGGTTCGGCGCCACGGAACCCATCAAAACCCTGTGTGCCGGCCGCACCGACTCGGGTGTGCACGGGCTCATGCAGGTGGTGCACTTCGACACGGCGCTGCAGCGCGACGAAAACGCCTGGGTCAGGGGCACCAACGCCTTCCTGCCCTCCGACATCGCCATCCAGTGGGCGCGCCAGGTCGACAGCAGCTTTCACGCGCGCGGCAGCGCACGCTCGCGCCGCTACGCCTACGTGCTGCTTGAGTCGCCCGTGCGCCCCAGCGTGGACGCCGGTCAGGTCGGCTGGGTGTTCCGACCGCTGGCACTGGAGCCCATGGTGCAAGCCGCGCAGATGCTGGTGGGCGAGCACGACTTCTCGTCGTTCCGCGCCGCCCAGTGCCAAGCCCACTCGCCGGTCAAACACCTGATGCGCGCCGAGATCGCTCGCCGTGGTGCCTATTGGCGTTTCGAGTTCGAGGCCTCGGCCTTCCTGCACCACATGATCCGCAACATCATGGGCTGCCTGATCGCCATCGGCATCGGCAGCCGCCCGCCCGAGTGGATGGCCGAGGTGCTCCAGGCCCGCAGCCGGGACGTGGCAGCACCCACCTTTTCCCCGGACGGCCTGTATTTCCTCGGGCCGGTCTACGATGAGGCTTTGGGCTTGCCGCTGCGCACGTCCGCCTTCGACTGGTTGCCATGA
- a CDS encoding phosphoribosylanthranilate isomerase, which produces MNAHRTRIKICGLTREADVDAAARAGADAVGFVLYAKSPRHVTPERAGELARRLPAFVTPVLLFVNASPEYVQRACEAVPNALLQFHGDESPADCLAAGRPFMRAARIPTGAAGQGFDLLKYATDFSTAQAILLDAHVEGFGGGGQSFDWTAFPWSHPLLNASSRLVLSGGLTPANVIDGITCVRPWAVDVSSGVEVSKGIKSPDLMNAFVAAVRAADEHLSRLP; this is translated from the coding sequence ATGAACGCACACCGCACCCGCATCAAGATCTGCGGCCTCACACGCGAGGCCGATGTGGACGCAGCCGCCCGCGCGGGAGCCGATGCCGTTGGTTTTGTGCTGTACGCAAAAAGCCCGCGCCATGTCACGCCGGAACGCGCTGGTGAGCTGGCCCGCCGCCTGCCCGCTTTCGTGACACCCGTGCTGCTGTTCGTCAACGCCAGCCCCGAGTACGTTCAGCGCGCGTGCGAAGCCGTACCCAACGCCCTGCTCCAGTTCCACGGCGACGAGTCACCCGCCGACTGCCTGGCCGCTGGCCGCCCCTTCATGCGCGCCGCGCGCATACCCACAGGTGCTGCCGGGCAAGGCTTCGATCTCCTAAAATACGCGACGGACTTCTCAACAGCCCAAGCGATCCTGCTCGACGCGCACGTCGAAGGCTTCGGCGGTGGGGGTCAATCCTTCGACTGGACAGCATTCCCTTGGTCACATCCGCTTCTAAACGCCAGCTCTCGCCTCGTTTTGTCTGGTGGACTCACGCCTGCAAACGTGATCGATGGCATCACGTGCGTGCGGCCTTGGGCCGTTGATGTGAGTTCCGGCGTCGAGGTGTCCAAGGGCATCAAGAGCCCGGACCTCATGAACGCCTTCGTCGCTGCCGTTCGTGCAGCCGACGAACACCTTTCCCGCCTGCCCTGA
- the leuB gene encoding 3-isopropylmalate dehydrogenase encodes MKIAVLPGDGIGTEIVAEAIKVLDVLDLPFEMESALVGGAAYEAHGHPLPESTLKLAMESDAVLFGAVGDWKYDKLDRPLRPEQAILGLRKHMGLFANFRPAICYPELVGASSLKPEIISGLDILIIRELTGDIYFGQPRGRRVATDGHFPGAEEAFDTMRYSKPEIVRIAHVAFQAARKRNKKVTSVDKANVLETFQFWKDVVTEVHAEYPDVELEHMYVDNAAMQLVRAPKKFDVVVTGNMFGDILSDEASMLTGSIGMLPSASLNTKNQGLYEPSHGSAPDIAGQGIANPLATILSAAMMLRFSLNQPAAAARIESAVSSVLASGLRTTDIWSEGTTKVGTREMGDAVVAAITKTITKG; translated from the coding sequence ATGAAAATCGCAGTTCTTCCCGGTGATGGCATCGGTACCGAAATCGTCGCCGAAGCCATCAAGGTCCTTGACGTGCTCGACCTTCCCTTCGAGATGGAATCGGCCCTGGTCGGTGGCGCGGCTTACGAAGCCCACGGCCACCCGCTGCCCGAGTCGACCTTGAAGCTGGCGATGGAATCCGATGCAGTTCTGTTCGGTGCCGTGGGTGACTGGAAATACGACAAGCTCGACCGACCCCTGCGCCCTGAACAGGCCATCCTCGGTTTGCGCAAGCACATGGGCTTGTTTGCCAACTTCCGTCCCGCCATCTGCTACCCCGAGTTGGTGGGCGCTTCCAGCCTCAAGCCCGAAATCATCTCGGGCCTGGACATCCTCATCATCCGAGAGCTCACCGGCGACATCTACTTCGGCCAACCGCGCGGCCGCCGCGTGGCCACAGACGGCCACTTTCCCGGTGCCGAAGAAGCGTTCGACACCATGCGCTACAGCAAGCCGGAGATCGTGCGTATCGCGCACGTGGCTTTTCAGGCGGCCCGCAAGCGCAACAAAAAAGTAACCAGCGTCGACAAGGCCAACGTGCTGGAAACCTTCCAGTTCTGGAAAGACGTGGTGACCGAGGTGCACGCCGAGTACCCCGATGTGGAGCTCGAACACATGTACGTGGACAACGCGGCCATGCAGTTGGTGCGCGCGCCCAAGAAGTTCGATGTGGTGGTCACGGGCAACATGTTCGGTGACATCTTGTCCGATGAAGCGTCCATGCTGACCGGCTCCATCGGCATGCTCCCCTCGGCCTCGTTGAACACGAAGAACCAGGGCCTGTACGAGCCCAGCCACGGCAGTGCACCGGACATCGCCGGCCAGGGCATTGCCAATCCGCTGGCTACAATACTGTCCGCTGCCATGATGCTCCGTTTCTCACTCAACCAGCCCGCTGCTGCCGCCCGCATTGAAAGTGCGGTCAGCAGCGTGCTTGCGTCCGGCTTGCGCACGACCGACATCTGGTCGGAAGGCACCACGAAGGTCGGCACCCGCGAGATGGGTGATGCGGTCGTGGCTGCCATCACCAAAACGATTACCAAGGGCTGA
- the trpB gene encoding tryptophan synthase subunit beta translates to MQTYQQPDARGHFGIYGGSFVSETLTHAINELKAAYAKYQHDPEFLAEFKSELAHFVGRPSPVYHAARMSRETGGAQIFLKREDLNHTGAHKINNTIGQAMLAKRMGKPRIIAETGAGQHGVATATICARYGLECVVYMGSEDVKRQSPNVYRMKLLGATVVPVESGSRTLKDALNEAMRDWVANVDNTFYIIGTVAGPHPYPMMVRDFQSVIGEECLVQMPEMLLAAGCKNEQPDAVIACVGGGSNAMGIFYPYINHAQTRLIGVEAAGEGMESGKHSASLQKGSPGVLHGNRTYVLQDDNGQVTETHSVSAGLDYPGVGPEHAFLKDIGRAEYVGITDAEALEAFHYLCRTEGIIPALESSHAVAYAMKLARTMKADQSILVNLSGRGDKDIGTVADLSNADFYCRPSCKGQSVKGGVATIEVKK, encoded by the coding sequence ATGCAGACCTACCAGCAACCCGACGCCCGCGGCCACTTCGGCATCTACGGCGGCAGCTTCGTGAGCGAGACGCTCACCCACGCCATCAACGAGCTCAAGGCCGCGTACGCGAAATACCAGCACGACCCCGAGTTCCTGGCCGAATTCAAAAGTGAACTCGCGCACTTTGTGGGCCGACCCAGCCCGGTCTACCACGCCGCCCGCATGAGCCGCGAGACCGGTGGAGCGCAGATCTTCCTCAAGCGCGAAGACCTCAACCACACCGGCGCGCACAAGATCAACAACACCATCGGCCAGGCCATGCTCGCCAAACGCATGGGCAAGCCGCGCATCATTGCGGAGACCGGCGCGGGCCAGCACGGTGTGGCCACCGCCACCATCTGCGCGCGCTATGGGCTGGAGTGTGTGGTCTACATGGGCAGTGAAGACGTGAAGCGCCAGAGCCCCAACGTCTACCGCATGAAGCTGCTGGGCGCCACCGTGGTGCCGGTCGAATCGGGCAGCCGCACGCTCAAGGACGCGCTCAACGAGGCCATGCGCGACTGGGTCGCCAACGTGGACAACACCTTCTACATCATCGGCACCGTGGCCGGTCCTCACCCTTACCCGATGATGGTGCGCGACTTCCAGAGCGTGATCGGCGAGGAATGCCTGGTGCAGATGCCCGAGATGCTGCTGGCCGCCGGCTGCAAGAACGAGCAACCCGACGCGGTGATCGCCTGCGTGGGTGGCGGCAGCAACGCCATGGGTATTTTTTACCCCTACATCAACCACGCGCAAACGCGCTTGATCGGCGTCGAAGCCGCTGGCGAAGGCATGGAAAGCGGCAAACACTCGGCCTCGCTACAAAAAGGGAGCCCGGGTGTGCTGCACGGCAACCGCACCTATGTGCTGCAGGACGACAACGGCCAGGTGACCGAAACGCACAGCGTGAGCGCCGGCCTGGACTACCCCGGCGTGGGCCCCGAACACGCGTTCCTGAAAGACATCGGCCGCGCCGAGTACGTGGGCATCACCGACGCCGAGGCGCTGGAGGCCTTTCACTACCTGTGCCGCACCGAGGGCATCATCCCCGCGCTCGAATCGAGCCACGCCGTGGCCTACGCCATGAAGCTGGCCAGGACCATGAAGGCCGATCAATCGATCCTGGTCAACCTCTCGGGCCGGGGCGACAAGGACATCGGCACCGTGGCCGACCTGTCCAACGCCGACTTTTATTGCCGCCCGAGCTGCAAAGGGCAGTCGGTCAAAGGTGGCGTGGCCACCATCGAGGTGAAAAAATGA
- a CDS encoding entericidin A/B family lipoprotein, which produces MKSIATLLAAAFVLALAGCNTVQGVGQDIQKGGQVLEDAAKKK; this is translated from the coding sequence ATGAAATCGATCGCTACCCTCCTCGCTGCTGCTTTCGTGCTGGCCTTGGCTGGCTGCAACACCGTTCAGGGTGTTGGCCAGGACATCCAGAAGGGTGGGCAGGTGCTGGAAGACGCCGCCAAGAAAAAATGA
- the trpA gene encoding tryptophan synthase subunit alpha, translated as MSRIESTFAALKKQDRKALIPFVTAGFPYADITPDLMHGMAEAGADVIELGVPFSDPSADGPVIQKAGDRALAAGIGLTQVIAMVRTFRERNDTTPVVLMGYANPVERYDQKHGVGAFVRDASAAGVDGVLIVDYPPEECEEFAASLREHGMDLIFLLAPTSTDERMAQVARVASGYVYYVSLKGVTGAGTLDVGQVEAMLPRIRAHVNVPVGVGFGIRDAETARAISRAADAVVIGSKIIQLIDNEPHEKVVAVASNFIRTIRKALDA; from the coding sequence ATGAGCCGCATCGAATCCACCTTTGCCGCGCTGAAAAAGCAGGACCGCAAGGCCCTCATCCCCTTCGTCACCGCCGGCTTCCCCTATGCCGACATCACGCCCGACCTCATGCACGGCATGGCCGAAGCGGGCGCAGACGTCATCGAACTCGGCGTGCCCTTCTCCGACCCGTCGGCCGACGGCCCGGTGATCCAGAAGGCGGGCGACCGCGCACTGGCCGCCGGCATCGGCCTCACCCAGGTGATTGCCATGGTGCGCACCTTCCGCGAGCGCAACGACACCACGCCCGTGGTGCTCATGGGCTATGCCAACCCGGTGGAGCGCTACGACCAGAAGCACGGCGTGGGCGCCTTCGTGCGCGACGCATCGGCGGCCGGGGTGGACGGCGTGTTGATCGTGGACTACCCGCCCGAAGAGTGCGAAGAGTTCGCCGCCTCACTGCGCGAGCACGGCATGGACCTGATCTTCCTGCTGGCCCCCACCTCCACCGACGAACGCATGGCGCAGGTGGCACGCGTGGCCAGTGGCTACGTGTACTACGTGTCGCTCAAGGGGGTGACAGGTGCCGGCACGCTTGACGTGGGCCAGGTCGAAGCCATGCTGCCGCGCATCCGCGCTCACGTGAACGTGCCCGTGGGCGTGGGCTTCGGCATCCGCGACGCGGAAACCGCACGCGCCATCAGCCGCGCGGCCGACGCCGTGGTGATCGGCAGCAAGATCATCCAGCTGATCGACAACGAGCCGCATGAAAAAGTGGTGGCTGTTGCCTCGAACTTCATTCGCACGATCCGCAAAGCTCTAGACGCATAA